A single genomic interval of Selenobaculum gibii harbors:
- a CDS encoding class I SAM-dependent methyltransferase has translation MGQLNETLSKQKLRGGYYTPQVISDFLCKWSINLKTNSVLEPSCGDGSFIESAINRYKELNIDVREIEERITGVELIDEEAGKAKERAKILELKKSPIINGDFFGFIKKNRDKKYDVVIGNPPFIRYQNFPEEHRKIAIEMMQNLGLKPNRLTNIWVPFLVVSASLLNENGKLAMVIPAELFQVKYAAETRIFLSQFFERITIVTFKKLVFERIQQEVVLLLCEKRVSHGSGIRVIECESLDDLNTIDFVSINGSNVKPVDHSAEKWTKYFLNEEEILLLRRLKNDRRIMACKEIFDTEVGLVTGRNEFFMMKENQTKEWNLEEYTIPVVSKSNQLKGINFSDKDFHDNSTAQKATHLFLPPDEDFDQLPDVCQKYIKYGEENGFHQGYKTRIRKRWYITPSRWVPDAFALRQVGEYPKIILNETGASSTDTIHRVRFKEGVNKKLAVVSFLNSLTFAFSEVTGRSYGGGVMTFEPSETVEIRIPKFDGFTIDFNEIDTLIRKREIEKVLDIVDEALLIKHHGFSRDEVEQMRGIWKKLSQRRANRKK, from the coding sequence ATGGGTCAATTGAACGAAACCTTAAGTAAGCAAAAACTAAGGGGTGGTTATTATACACCCCAGGTTATTTCTGACTTTTTATGCAAGTGGAGTATTAATTTGAAAACAAATAGCGTTCTAGAACCGAGTTGCGGAGATGGAAGTTTCATTGAGTCAGCAATAAATAGATATAAGGAATTAAATATTGATGTACGTGAAATTGAAGAAAGAATTACTGGTGTTGAATTAATTGATGAAGAAGCTGGTAAAGCAAAAGAGCGTGCTAAGATTTTAGAACTAAAAAAAAGTCCTATTATTAACGGTGATTTCTTCGGTTTTATAAAGAAAAATAGAGATAAGAAGTATGATGTAGTTATTGGAAATCCGCCGTTTATACGGTATCAAAATTTTCCGGAGGAGCACCGTAAAATAGCCATCGAAATGATGCAAAACTTAGGTTTGAAACCGAATAGGTTAACAAATATCTGGGTTCCATTCCTTGTAGTATCAGCATCATTGCTAAATGAAAACGGAAAGCTAGCAATGGTAATACCAGCGGAATTATTCCAAGTGAAATATGCGGCAGAAACTAGAATATTCTTATCTCAATTCTTCGAACGCATCACAATAGTTACATTCAAAAAATTAGTTTTTGAGAGAATACAACAAGAAGTGGTTTTGTTACTATGCGAAAAAAGAGTAAGTCATGGAAGCGGTATTCGTGTTATTGAATGTGAAAGTTTAGATGATTTAAACACGATTGACTTTGTATCTATTAATGGATCAAATGTAAAACCAGTAGATCATAGCGCAGAAAAATGGACCAAATATTTCTTAAATGAAGAAGAAATACTACTTTTAAGAAGATTGAAAAACGACAGGAGAATTATGGCTTGCAAGGAGATCTTTGATACCGAAGTTGGGTTAGTAACTGGCAGAAATGAATTCTTTATGATGAAAGAAAACCAGACAAAAGAATGGAATTTAGAAGAATACACAATCCCTGTTGTAAGTAAATCAAATCAACTTAAGGGAATTAATTTTTCAGATAAAGATTTCCACGATAATTCTACAGCACAAAAAGCAACTCACCTATTTTTACCACCCGATGAAGACTTTGATCAACTACCAGATGTATGCCAAAAATATATTAAATATGGTGAGGAGAATGGATTCCATCAAGGTTATAAAACTCGGATTAGGAAACGCTGGTATATAACTCCATCAAGATGGGTTCCGGATGCTTTTGCGTTAAGGCAGGTTGGCGAGTATCCGAAAATTATTCTAAATGAAACAGGAGCTTCATCAACAGATACAATTCATAGAGTCAGATTTAAGGAGGGTGTCAACAAAAAGTTAGCAGTTGTTTCATTCTTAAATTCATTAACTTTTGCATTCTCAGAGGTAACTGGTCGAAGTTATGGTGGAGGAGTTATGACATTTGAACCATCTGAAACTGTAGAAATCAGGATTCCAAAATTTGATGGTTTTACAATAGATTTTAATGAGATCGATACTTTAATAAGAAAAAGAGAAATCGAAAAAGTGTTAGATATTGTAGATGAAGCATTGTTGATTAAGCATCATGGCTTTAGTAGAGACGAAGTTGAACAGATGCGTGGAATTTGGAAAAAGTTATCTCAGCGAAGAGCCAATAGAAAAAAATAA
- a CDS encoding recombinase family protein: protein MKQSKENIQQIAIYSRKSKFTGKGESIENQIELCKQYIRTHYQNCNDEGILIYEDEGFSGKNTERPKFKKMMSDARAKKFSAIVCYRLDRISRNIGDFAKLIEELDGLKVSFVSIKEQFDTSSPMGRAMMYISSVFSQLERETIAERIRDNMHELSKTGRWLGGVSPTGYVSEQVENVTIDGKTKKACKLKLIPEEAETVQEIYRVFLEANSLTKTETYFIQNGYKTKNKKLFTRFALRNILTNPVYMIADEDAHHYLIENEVDLFSEQKDFDGKHGVMAYNRTIQKTGKTNQIRPMNEWIVSVGKHMGLIKGAEWIKVQEYLDQNRSKSFRKPRSNVALLSGLLFCTCGDYMRPKLSQRKNAQGELIYSYLCAMKEKSRSYVCQMKNANGNLLDRVVCEEIKRLGSDSSEFIHELELGKKQLEGNREKYDDNLDRLRGSIAEVEKEINALVSSLSKATGTAAEGYIVKQIDELHGKGEIMKSRIAEMESLTANHALSDIEFDIIRQMLTNFRDTIDDMSVEQKRAALRTFVKKVVWDGENVHVYLFGSDDSSGIELPPDDFLLNHNGSAENVGNITEPLCEDSK from the coding sequence TTGAAGCAATCAAAAGAAAATATACAGCAAATTGCCATCTATTCTCGTAAATCTAAATTTACAGGTAAGGGTGAAAGTATAGAAAATCAAATAGAGCTTTGCAAACAGTATATCCGTACCCATTACCAAAATTGCAACGACGAAGGTATCCTGATATATGAAGATGAAGGATTTTCGGGAAAAAATACAGAGCGTCCTAAGTTTAAAAAGATGATGAGTGATGCAAGGGCAAAGAAGTTTTCTGCGATTGTCTGCTATCGCCTTGACCGTATAAGCCGTAATATTGGTGACTTTGCTAAGTTGATTGAAGAATTGGACGGGTTGAAAGTTTCTTTTGTTTCTATTAAAGAGCAATTTGACACTTCATCACCTATGGGTAGGGCCATGATGTATATTTCCTCTGTGTTTTCACAACTGGAGCGTGAAACGATAGCCGAACGCATACGTGATAATATGCATGAGTTATCCAAAACCGGCCGTTGGCTTGGTGGCGTATCGCCTACAGGTTATGTTTCTGAACAGGTGGAGAATGTAACAATAGACGGGAAAACCAAAAAAGCTTGTAAGTTGAAACTTATTCCCGAAGAAGCAGAAACTGTTCAAGAGATTTACAGAGTGTTTTTGGAAGCCAATTCATTAACGAAAACCGAAACTTACTTTATTCAAAACGGTTATAAAACGAAAAATAAGAAACTATTTACCCGCTTTGCACTCCGTAATATCCTTACCAATCCTGTATATATGATTGCTGACGAGGATGCTCATCATTACTTAATCGAAAATGAGGTAGACTTGTTTTCTGAACAAAAAGATTTTGATGGCAAGCATGGTGTTATGGCATATAACCGTACAATTCAAAAAACAGGTAAGACGAATCAAATACGCCCGATGAACGAGTGGATTGTATCTGTGGGTAAACATATGGGACTGATTAAAGGAGCGGAATGGATAAAGGTGCAGGAATATTTAGATCAAAATCGGTCGAAGTCTTTCCGCAAGCCTCGTAGTAATGTTGCACTTCTTTCTGGCCTTTTATTTTGCACTTGCGGCGACTATATGCGGCCTAAACTTAGCCAACGGAAGAATGCGCAAGGCGAGCTTATTTATTCTTATCTTTGTGCCATGAAAGAAAAGAGCCGTTCTTATGTCTGCCAGATGAAGAACGCCAACGGAAATTTGCTGGATCGAGTTGTTTGTGAAGAAATAAAAAGACTTGGCTCAGATAGTTCAGAATTTATCCATGAACTTGAACTTGGGAAAAAACAATTGGAAGGCAATCGTGAAAAATATGACGATAATCTAGATCGATTGCGTGGTTCAATTGCGGAAGTTGAAAAAGAGATTAACGCATTGGTATCGTCTTTATCCAAAGCGACAGGTACAGCAGCCGAAGGCTATATCGTTAAACAAATTGATGAGCTGCACGGTAAGGGCGAAATTATGAAAAGTCGTATTGCTGAGATGGAGAGTCTCACAGCCAATCATGCTCTATCTGATATTGAGTTTGATATTATTCGTCAGATGCTAACAAATTTTCGGGATACGATAGACGATATGAGCGTTGAACAAAAACGCGCCGCCCTACGCACCTTTGTGAAAAAGGTAGTTTGGGACGGCGAGAATGTTCATGTGTATTTATTTGGTTCTGATGACAGCAGCGGTATCGAATTGCCGCCGGATGACTTCCTTTTAAATCACAACGGAAGTGCCGAAAATGTGGGGAATATTACTGAGCCGTTATGTGAGGATAGCAAATGA
- a CDS encoding Eco57I restriction-modification methylase domain-containing protein, translated as MNIQELVEKYKSDRNTHMKSTYNETQLRNDFIDPFLKCLGWDVDNDKGKTHFLRDVIQEEYIEVEDEDTKKNPDYTLRINGSRKLFVEVKKPSVKILSSAKAAFQTRRYGWSANLGISILTNFEHLIIYDCRHKPDSSDNEHIARYKVFSYEDYEQAIDEINSLISYDAANSGILDGMFNVDEREGETFDEYFLQQIEGWREKLAASAIRNNTELNEEDINYIIQRLLNRIIFLRICEDRTIEKYETIKSVKNYDELKELFHKSDKKFNSGLFDFIEDALSLEVNIDSDVLIDIFNELYFPQSPYDFSVVDPTILSQIYERFLGRKITIDAGRTFNIMEAPEVSASAGVVPTPKMIVEQVVKDTLSPLVEGKNFNELSQLRIADICCGSGTFLISAFDFLLEKKLVKIIEEGIEDPNLVYNVDGVGLTFTLRGKRDILENNLYGVDINPYAAEVTEFSLLLKLLEGENEATINNFIHQHSGKILPNLKSNIKSGNSLVDSKFFNFMPAALEDDKILFAVKPFDWNEEFNDIMASGGFDAIIGNPPYVRIQNMQKYSPHEIKYYQSTDSQYTVAKKATIDKYFVFIQRAIHLLNPTGILGYIVPHKFFLTTGGKELRSFITENHQISKIIHFGVTQVFPERSTYTAILILQANRMDEFEFKKVSKISAESLSSNADTRKYKTDKYNADPWVFLSPETEDIFDRFKGEEYERLGDITDITVGLQTSADKIYIFAPEEENESTFAFTYKGQKYEVEKEICKPAIYDLSFSSFESIEGNAQMIFPYKIASDEVRLIDEETMERDYPLTWKYLSDNKVVLEKRSLQGSTPKWYQFGRSQSLVKFHNAEKLVWSVLATRSPYVLDTNNLLFTGGGNGPYYGLLNKSNYSLLYFLGILSHPVIENMVKAGASEFMGSYYSHGKQFIEKLPVKKIDFSNEDELEKYNKVVKIVRNLINTTSQAKAEKNSSRKKVLDRKLGTLFNQLIKVINDLYQINDEEFATVMNDEMLTGMTGDE; from the coding sequence GTGAATATTCAAGAATTAGTTGAAAAATATAAGTCTGACAGAAATACACATATGAAATCTACATACAACGAAACACAATTACGAAATGATTTTATCGATCCCTTTCTTAAGTGTTTAGGGTGGGACGTTGATAATGATAAAGGTAAAACTCATTTTCTAAGAGATGTAATTCAAGAAGAGTATATAGAAGTTGAGGATGAAGATACTAAGAAAAATCCTGATTATACACTTCGTATTAATGGGAGCAGAAAATTATTTGTTGAGGTGAAAAAACCTTCGGTAAAGATATTGAGCTCTGCTAAAGCTGCTTTTCAAACAAGAAGATATGGGTGGAGTGCAAATTTAGGTATATCAATACTAACAAATTTTGAGCATCTCATTATTTATGATTGCAGACATAAACCGGACAGTTCTGATAATGAACATATCGCTAGATATAAAGTATTTTCGTATGAAGATTATGAACAGGCAATCGATGAAATTAATAGTCTAATTTCATATGATGCAGCTAATTCTGGTATATTGGATGGAATGTTTAATGTAGATGAAAGAGAAGGTGAGACCTTCGATGAGTATTTCTTGCAGCAAATAGAAGGCTGGCGTGAAAAATTAGCTGCAAGTGCGATTAGAAATAACACTGAACTCAATGAAGAAGACATAAATTACATTATTCAGAGACTATTGAATAGGATAATCTTTCTAAGAATCTGTGAAGATCGAACAATTGAAAAATATGAAACAATTAAATCCGTTAAAAATTATGATGAGCTAAAAGAACTTTTTCATAAATCAGATAAAAAATTCAACTCAGGGCTTTTCGACTTTATTGAAGACGCGTTATCACTTGAGGTCAATATTGATTCCGATGTGTTAATTGATATTTTTAATGAATTGTATTTCCCACAAAGTCCCTATGATTTTTCTGTAGTTGATCCAACAATATTAAGTCAGATTTATGAACGTTTCTTGGGACGCAAAATAACAATTGATGCTGGTCGGACATTCAATATTATGGAAGCACCAGAAGTTTCAGCATCAGCGGGTGTTGTTCCAACACCAAAGATGATAGTAGAACAAGTAGTAAAGGATACTTTATCACCATTGGTAGAAGGAAAAAATTTTAATGAGTTAAGTCAACTTAGAATTGCAGATATTTGTTGTGGATCAGGTACCTTCTTAATATCTGCATTCGATTTTCTTTTAGAAAAAAAGCTGGTGAAGATTATTGAAGAGGGGATAGAAGACCCCAACTTGGTTTATAATGTTGATGGTGTAGGATTAACTTTTACATTAAGAGGTAAAAGGGATATATTGGAAAATAACCTATATGGGGTGGATATAAACCCTTACGCTGCTGAGGTGACAGAGTTTAGCTTGCTGTTAAAGCTATTAGAAGGAGAAAATGAAGCAACAATTAATAATTTTATTCATCAACATTCCGGTAAAATTCTGCCTAATCTTAAATCAAACATTAAATCCGGGAACTCATTAGTGGATAGCAAATTCTTTAATTTCATGCCTGCCGCTCTAGAGGATGATAAGATTCTCTTTGCTGTTAAACCTTTTGACTGGAATGAGGAGTTTAATGATATAATGGCTAGTGGAGGATTTGATGCGATTATTGGTAATCCACCTTATGTTCGTATACAAAACATGCAGAAATATAGCCCACATGAAATCAAGTACTACCAATCTACGGACTCGCAATATACTGTAGCAAAAAAAGCAACTATCGATAAATATTTTGTCTTTATCCAAAGGGCCATACATCTACTGAATCCAACAGGGATATTAGGGTATATAGTTCCACATAAGTTTTTTCTAACAACAGGAGGAAAAGAACTTAGGAGTTTTATAACAGAAAACCATCAAATATCAAAGATTATTCATTTTGGAGTAACTCAAGTTTTTCCGGAAAGATCAACTTATACTGCGATTTTGATTTTGCAAGCTAATAGAATGGATGAATTTGAGTTTAAGAAGGTAAGCAAGATTTCAGCAGAATCTTTGTCTTCCAATGCTGATACTAGAAAATATAAAACGGATAAATACAATGCTGATCCGTGGGTGTTTTTGTCACCTGAAACAGAAGATATATTTGATAGGTTTAAAGGTGAAGAATATGAAAGACTTGGAGATATTACGGATATAACCGTAGGCTTACAAACAAGTGCCGATAAAATTTACATATTTGCTCCTGAAGAAGAAAATGAGAGTACCTTTGCGTTTACTTATAAAGGGCAAAAATATGAGGTTGAGAAAGAAATATGTAAGCCGGCAATTTACGATTTATCTTTTAGTAGTTTTGAGAGTATTGAAGGAAATGCTCAGATGATATTTCCTTATAAAATTGCAAGTGATGAAGTGAGACTAATTGATGAAGAAACTATGGAAAGAGACTATCCTCTAACATGGAAGTATTTATCTGACAATAAAGTAGTACTTGAGAAAAGAAGTTTACAGGGAAGCACTCCTAAATGGTATCAGTTTGGTCGCTCTCAGAGCCTTGTCAAGTTTCATAATGCTGAAAAACTTGTTTGGTCAGTACTTGCCACTCGGTCGCCATATGTGCTTGATACAAATAATTTATTATTTACAGGTGGAGGAAATGGTCCATACTATGGACTACTAAATAAATCAAATTATTCTTTACTTTACTTTCTGGGAATTCTATCGCATCCTGTAATAGAAAATATGGTCAAAGCAGGTGCAAGTGAATTTATGGGTTCTTATTATTCTCATGGCAAGCAATTTATTGAGAAACTACCAGTTAAAAAAATAGATTTTTCAAATGAAGATGAGTTAGAAAAGTATAATAAGGTTGTCAAAATAGTTAGAAACTTAATCAATACAACTTCACAAGCTAAAGCCGAGAAAAATAGCTCACGTAAGAAGGTCTTAGACCGAAAACTAGGAACTCTATTTAATCAGCTTATTAAAGTGATTAATGATCTTTACCAAATAAATGATGAAGAATTTGCAACAGTAATGAATGATGAAATGTTAACGGGTATGACAGGAGATGAATAA
- a CDS encoding sigma-70 family RNA polymerase sigma factor: MWGILLSRYVRIANEILMHLRSTRRVRSEVSLYDPIGVDKEGNEIVLLDILGTEADVVAETVENKCENERLAKQMDLLTKRERMVLNLRFGIPNGARKTQRDIAKMLGISRSYVSRIEKKAVERIGKRLNNDEKV; encoded by the coding sequence ATGTGGGGAATATTACTGAGCCGTTATGTGAGGATAGCAAATGAGATTTTAATGCATTTGCGTAGCACCAGACGGGTTCGTAGTGAAGTGAGTCTTTATGATCCAATCGGAGTAGATAAAGAGGGTAATGAAATAGTTTTACTTGATATTCTTGGAACAGAAGCTGATGTAGTTGCAGAAACGGTAGAAAATAAATGTGAAAATGAACGACTAGCAAAGCAAATGGATTTGTTAACGAAACGCGAACGGATGGTTTTAAATTTACGGTTTGGTATCCCAAATGGCGCTCGTAAAACGCAGCGTGATATTGCCAAAATGCTTGGAATATCACGTAGCTATGTATCACGTATTGAAAAAAAAGCTGTGGAACGAATTGGGAAACGGTTAAATAATGATGAAAAAGTCTAA